In Candidatus Poribacteria bacterium, one genomic interval encodes:
- a CDS encoding DUF1080 domain-containing protein: MRYFNVVTVIFMVAILTPTVSAGIWQENFDKGLPDGWNEVSGEWKIEKDAYAETSAGPYAKTMFGDENWTDYTLEVDVTLVKNVSDVNAAGVLIRADTDGDNGMRFWIRTDQHKCQFSRWRENKWDHIVTPLPIDPEVGETYRFKVVAEGQNYQCFIDDELLFEGDDDAKFRDSGRIGFITHSANAHFDNLVIDGADIPSFAVEPNGKLTTRWGQLKTDVRVQ; encoded by the coding sequence ATGCGTTATTTCAATGTAGTAACTGTTATATTCATGGTCGCCATATTAACTCCGACCGTATCAGCAGGGATATGGCAAGAAAACTTTGACAAAGGGCTGCCTGACGGATGGAACGAAGTCAGTGGTGAGTGGAAAATCGAGAAAGATGCCTACGCCGAGACTTCTGCTGGACCGTACGCCAAGACGATGTTTGGGGATGAAAATTGGACGGATTACACCCTTGAAGTGGATGTAACCTTGGTGAAAAATGTGAGCGACGTGAATGCAGCGGGGGTGTTAATCCGTGCCGATACGGACGGAGACAACGGCATGCGATTCTGGATTCGCACAGACCAGCATAAATGCCAATTCTCCCGATGGAGAGAGAATAAATGGGACCACATCGTAACGCCTTTACCTATTGACCCAGAAGTTGGCGAAACCTATCGTTTTAAAGTTGTTGCAGAGGGTCAAAATTATCAGTGTTTCATCGATGATGAACTCCTGTTCGAGGGTGACGATGATGCAAAATTCCGTGACAGTGGACGTATCGGCTTTATTACGCACTCGGCAAACGCCCACTTCGATAATCTGGTCATTGACGGAGCAGACATCCCTTCCTTCGCAGTTGAGCCGAATGGTAAACTCACAACGCGTTGGGGACAATTGAAAACAGATGTTCGAGTTCAGTAA
- a CDS encoding phytanoyl-CoA dioxygenase family protein gives MVSVERPSEIGTPQWNGPQQRPLHFALDTAEVEAYREKGFLILRDVFQPTEIETYRQEAEQIVERAFALSHEFQLEPKYNLRFEILANGQPWKIDPFVSISPLFSALARDRRIMDRLASLYNGYEAVLFKDKLIFKPPDSHGNGLHQDYNWWQGFPQSLLTVSVALDASTKENGCTELWTGHHQGFLHEPGSLDKGSIDPEHLANEEHVYVDLAPGDMAIFTCLTPHAAASNKSKRARRMLFLSYNDSRDGEHYTAHYEHFRWYRTRPDRTPETERSKYYFL, from the coding sequence ATGGTAAGTGTTGAACGCCCATCTGAAATAGGCACACCGCAATGGAACGGTCCACAGCAACGACCACTGCATTTCGCACTTGATACCGCTGAAGTTGAGGCGTATCGCGAGAAAGGATTCCTCATTCTCCGTGATGTGTTCCAACCTACAGAGATTGAGACCTACCGCCAAGAAGCAGAACAGATTGTTGAGCGTGCGTTTGCGTTGAGCCATGAATTTCAGCTCGAACCGAAATACAACCTCCGCTTTGAGATATTGGCAAATGGACAACCATGGAAAATCGATCCGTTTGTGAGCATCTCACCACTATTTTCTGCACTCGCTCGGGACAGACGGATTATGGATCGGTTGGCATCGCTGTATAATGGCTACGAAGCCGTACTGTTCAAAGATAAACTCATCTTCAAACCACCGGACAGCCACGGTAATGGACTGCACCAGGATTACAATTGGTGGCAAGGCTTCCCGCAGAGTCTCCTTACGGTTTCAGTCGCGCTTGATGCCAGCACGAAAGAGAACGGATGCACAGAACTCTGGACGGGGCATCATCAAGGGTTTTTACATGAACCCGGTTCGCTTGATAAAGGCTCAATTGATCCCGAACATCTCGCAAACGAGGAACACGTCTACGTGGACTTAGCACCCGGAGACATGGCGATCTTTACCTGTTTGACGCCACACGCGGCGGCATCCAATAAATCGAAGCGTGCGCGGCGAATGTTGTTCCTCAGCTACAATGACAGTCGAGATGGCGAACACTATACCGCTCACTATGAACACTTCCGCTGGTATCGAACCCGCCCAGATCGTACGCCAGAAACTGAACGGTCAAAGTATTATTTTCTTTAA
- the tilS gene encoding tRNA lysidine(34) synthetase TilS, with protein MTIDFVRQMHRLIAQHKMIEDGETVLVAVSGGADSLALLYGLHALRAQLNCKLHIVHLNHCLRPDADADAEFVRQHAARLELPCTIQSAEVPRLVKQWKLSVEAAGRKARYQFYESVCTEVSATKVALGHHQDDIAETVLMNLIRGSGATGLKGISPVRDMKFIRPLAGFTRQKIETFLTSIGIVPRHDATNTDTDYLRNRIRGELIPQLERDYNPNIKTGLSRTADVLRAESGYLDTAAREAFETCQIQGPDKSVVLNRVKFRQYHIALQRRMLRQSVSEMLGDMNDLYFAHCEAMLNLVEGDTPNTVLALPNDLRFRRAYQQLIFERKPVEIESFTYPVTIGGKTSIAILNTEITAELGDVESRRTLALPDGKFEAIFDHEKLRKVFAKPTSETVPLIVRNRRQGDRFQPYGMRGTKKIKDFLIDAKVPRYERDSIPLLVCGDAILWVIGYTTSESFKIKPDTRQYLYLHYVSDQTSS; from the coding sequence ATGACAATCGACTTTGTGCGACAGATGCACCGTCTCATTGCACAACACAAGATGATTGAAGATGGTGAGACTGTGCTTGTTGCGGTCTCAGGCGGCGCGGATTCGCTTGCCCTTCTGTACGGGCTGCATGCTTTACGCGCACAACTTAACTGCAAACTTCACATTGTGCATTTGAATCACTGTCTCCGCCCGGATGCAGATGCAGACGCGGAGTTTGTTCGACAGCACGCAGCACGCTTGGAATTGCCTTGCACTATTCAAAGTGCGGAAGTGCCTCGTTTGGTAAAACAGTGGAAACTGTCTGTAGAGGCGGCAGGTCGGAAGGCGCGCTATCAATTTTACGAATCCGTCTGTACGGAAGTTAGTGCCACTAAAGTAGCCTTAGGACACCATCAGGATGATATCGCTGAGACGGTTTTGATGAACCTCATCCGCGGGAGCGGTGCGACTGGTTTGAAAGGCATCTCACCTGTCAGGGATATGAAATTTATTAGACCGCTCGCGGGGTTTACACGTCAAAAAATTGAAACGTTTCTTACATCCATTGGTATTGTCCCACGACATGACGCAACTAACACGGATACAGATTATCTTCGTAACCGTATCCGTGGCGAATTGATACCGCAACTTGAGCGTGATTATAATCCGAATATCAAGACCGGATTAAGTCGTACTGCCGACGTGTTGCGTGCTGAATCGGGATACCTCGACACAGCAGCGCGGGAGGCATTTGAGACGTGTCAGATACAAGGTCCAGACAAGAGTGTTGTACTAAATAGGGTGAAATTTCGCCAATATCACATCGCATTGCAGAGGCGGATGCTTCGACAGAGCGTCTCTGAAATGTTGGGCGATATGAACGATCTCTATTTCGCACATTGTGAAGCGATGCTAAACCTTGTCGAAGGGGATACCCCGAACACCGTGTTAGCACTTCCAAACGATTTGCGGTTTCGACGCGCATATCAGCAGCTCATCTTTGAAAGAAAACCAGTAGAAATAGAAAGTTTCACTTATCCGGTCACTATTGGTGGTAAAACATCTATAGCAATTTTAAATACTGAAATTACTGCTGAATTGGGGGATGTTGAGTCCCGCAGGACGCTCGCATTGCCTGATGGCAAGTTTGAAGCGATATTTGACCACGAAAAATTAAGGAAGGTGTTTGCAAAACCCACTTCAGAAACAGTTCCGCTCATAGTGCGTAATCGGCGGCAAGGCGACCGGTTTCAGCCATACGGTATGCGAGGAACGAAAAAGATTAAGGACTTTTTGATAGATGCTAAGGTGCCTCGCTACGAACGCGATAGCATTCCATTGCTTGTTTGTGGCGACGCGATTTTGTGGGTTATCGGCTACACTACCAGCGAATCTTTCAAGATCAAACCTGACACACGGCAATATCTCTATCTACATTATGTCAGCGACCAAACTTCTTCCTGA
- the hpt gene encoding hypoxanthine phosphoribosyltransferase gives MSATKLLPESVLISESCLRNRIGELGAQISTDYENQELVLLGVLRGSVLFFADLARAIFSAQLTDSDREVQVRFEFVQLTSYHNGTKPSRVQLIRGGSDYLQQQHVLIVEDIVDTGHTVKSLREHLRTLNPKTVKVCTLLDKPSQRQVPVAIDYIGFEIPDAFVVGYGLDYAQQYRNLPYIARLEST, from the coding sequence ATGTCAGCGACCAAACTTCTTCCTGAATCCGTTCTCATCTCTGAATCCTGTCTTCGAAACCGCATTGGTGAACTTGGAGCGCAGATTTCCACCGATTACGAAAATCAAGAGTTAGTCCTCCTCGGCGTACTCAGGGGAAGTGTGTTATTTTTCGCGGATCTCGCGCGTGCCATTTTTAGCGCACAACTTACTGATTCAGATAGAGAAGTCCAGGTCCGCTTTGAATTCGTGCAACTCACGAGTTACCATAACGGCACAAAACCATCAAGGGTCCAACTCATTCGCGGTGGCAGTGATTATCTTCAACAACAACACGTCCTCATTGTTGAGGATATTGTTGATACCGGGCACACTGTGAAGTCTCTTCGTGAACACCTCCGAACGCTGAATCCGAAAACCGTTAAGGTATGCACATTACTTGACAAACCTTCTCAACGCCAAGTACCCGTCGCTATCGACTATATCGGTTTTGAGATCCCAGACGCGTTCGTGGTTGGCTATGGACTTGATTACGCACAGCAATATCGGAATTTGCCCTATATTGCACGGTTGGAATCGACTTAA
- a CDS encoding cytochrome c, with product MMRKFVSFALCGVLITAFILFTHAQMSDKAQLGRELFHDPTFKGTIKPGKTKGHATGLTCANCHADFDDTANPDGVIRAGHSVVGVPHRGQAKGGMISAENFARAAGGGGFCYQHFLQRIPGTEVNPTAIPEEHAEALMAYFEAISGDNKGPQFEMAMLDDDAKKAAGEKLAAMSGDAENGWQLFGRACVVCHPTPYKAGIGPQLIRTRPPRNIDATLVRWATKIRGGGVLMPFYAPDILSDQQVADLLAFLRQELENAGN from the coding sequence ATGATGCGTAAATTCGTTTCGTTTGCCCTATGTGGCGTTTTGATCACGGCATTCATCCTTTTCACACATGCACAAATGTCGGACAAAGCGCAACTGGGGCGCGAACTTTTTCACGATCCGACTTTTAAAGGAACAATTAAACCAGGTAAGACAAAAGGGCACGCGACTGGGCTTACCTGCGCAAACTGCCACGCAGATTTTGACGATACAGCCAATCCAGACGGTGTTATTCGCGCGGGGCATAGTGTCGTCGGTGTCCCACACCGTGGACAGGCAAAAGGTGGAATGATTTCAGCTGAAAACTTTGCCCGCGCCGCTGGTGGCGGTGGCTTCTGTTATCAACATTTCTTACAGCGAATCCCAGGTACCGAAGTCAATCCGACTGCGATTCCAGAGGAACATGCCGAAGCACTCATGGCTTATTTTGAAGCGATCTCTGGTGATAACAAGGGTCCCCAGTTTGAAATGGCTATGTTAGATGACGACGCCAAAAAGGCTGCAGGTGAAAAACTTGCTGCGATGAGCGGCGATGCAGAGAATGGGTGGCAACTTTTCGGACGCGCTTGTGTCGTCTGCCATCCGACACCTTACAAAGCCGGGATTGGCCCCCAACTCATCCGCACGAGACCACCTCGCAACATAGATGCGACGTTGGTACGTTGGGCTACTAAAATTCGCGGAGGCGGTGTCTTGATGCCGTTCTATGCACCGGACATCCTTAGCGATCAACAGGTCGCTGATCTTCTCGCATTTCTGCGTCAAGAGTTAGAAAATGCCGGAAATTAA
- a CDS encoding M23 family metallopeptidase, with protein MKRRLIHIFIGVLFAIAPFGTALAAGVQQHLVQKGETLSEIAQKYKVPLKSIIQANSIKSAHRIRTGRTLRIPRETLAFEDIWYKVQPGDTLFSIGRRHNIEWRDLQRINGISSPRSLQIGRMIRISEDSPGFAKPLKVPLVVTSKYGYRPHPVTGRYQHHAGIDFRAATGTRVYASKAGRVIFAGRKGGYGKLVGIEHADDFTTWYGHLSRIRVKVGQTVSQGKVIGLSGNTGISTGPHLHFEIRYKGRSEKPTKYITIP; from the coding sequence ATGAAGAGAAGGTTAATTCACATTTTTATAGGTGTTTTGTTTGCAATAGCACCTTTCGGAACAGCACTCGCTGCTGGTGTTCAGCAACATCTGGTTCAGAAAGGTGAGACATTGTCGGAAATCGCGCAGAAGTACAAAGTACCCCTCAAATCGATTATCCAAGCGAATAGTATTAAGTCAGCACACCGCATACGGACTGGGAGGACGCTGCGTATTCCCAGAGAAACTCTCGCATTTGAAGACATCTGGTATAAGGTTCAGCCCGGGGATACCCTGTTTAGTATCGGTCGCCGTCATAACATTGAATGGCGCGATCTTCAAAGGATTAACGGTATCTCCTCGCCGCGCAGCCTCCAGATTGGCAGAATGATACGGATTAGTGAGGATAGTCCAGGTTTCGCAAAACCGCTCAAGGTACCTTTAGTCGTTACATCAAAATACGGCTACCGACCTCACCCCGTAACGGGGCGCTACCAGCACCACGCTGGGATTGACTTCCGTGCTGCCACAGGCACACGTGTTTACGCTTCTAAAGCAGGTAGAGTTATCTTTGCCGGTCGAAAAGGTGGGTACGGGAAACTTGTCGGTATAGAACACGCGGACGATTTTACCACTTGGTATGGACATTTGTCACGCATCAGGGTAAAAGTCGGGCAAACTGTAAGCCAAGGAAAGGTAATTGGCTTGTCGGGAAACACCGGTATCTCCACCGGACCCCATTTACATTTTGAAATTAGGTACAAAGGCAGAAGTGAAAAACCAACTAAGTACATTACCATACCGTAA
- a CDS encoding transglycosylase SLT domain-containing protein has translation MKNQLSTLPYRKRGLLLIATIFLLFAYFLGQKSTLSDPLNLRPEVGTRGIGLGGAFISAADDATSPLWNPAGLATLQRGNLIYDLSQGAVSFAYPIKSIGTFGVNFLDLNRGDRFLIDHVANPIGSFELGNNQALLSYARKFGPLQLGASTGYSRAPYYGSLWAQNYDVGVLTAPNAHFAFGIRLRDISGVTIRHRNGEVLQTFDQQLALGAVLTPHPIIRWHNRLDITHPSLGTSLEIGSKTIAARVGSTFAFSDEAPSQSWSLGFSLNQLGKQLHYTYLNQENLNHRHLVSIGMSFGGTQPTSQKPGPIALSASQKPGPIALSAPQVPVSESATEREKIQQPKSADKAVQIAKQYDIDVELMLAIIHAESNFNPIAVSKNGAGGLMQMMPETARELGLTVPKYQDKRKPKLDSHIDERFDPHKNLHAGLTYFKMLLEKYRGDMTLALGAYNVGPGKVKVAGPLINSGKRYANKVLSRSQHYRDNSAQMETDLKRLDALLK, from the coding sequence GTGAAAAACCAACTAAGTACATTACCATACCGTAAACGGGGTCTGCTACTTATAGCGACTATCTTTCTCTTATTCGCGTATTTTCTCGGTCAAAAAAGCACATTATCAGATCCACTCAACCTAAGACCCGAAGTTGGCACGCGTGGCATCGGATTAGGTGGTGCATTTATCAGTGCTGCAGATGATGCAACAAGCCCCCTCTGGAATCCTGCGGGGCTTGCGACGCTGCAGCGTGGAAACCTTATCTACGACCTGTCTCAAGGTGCTGTCTCCTTCGCTTATCCTATCAAATCTATCGGGACATTCGGCGTAAATTTCCTCGACTTAAATCGCGGCGATCGGTTTCTGATAGATCACGTTGCGAACCCGATCGGTAGTTTTGAACTCGGCAATAACCAGGCATTGCTCTCTTATGCCAGGAAATTCGGTCCTCTGCAACTCGGTGCCAGCACAGGGTATAGCCGCGCACCTTATTATGGTAGCCTTTGGGCACAAAACTATGATGTCGGTGTGTTGACAGCCCCTAACGCTCACTTTGCTTTCGGAATTCGGCTACGCGATATTTCTGGAGTTACCATTCGGCATAGAAACGGAGAGGTTCTGCAAACCTTTGACCAGCAACTTGCTCTCGGTGCCGTTCTTACACCCCACCCAATTATCCGATGGCACAACCGGTTAGATATTACACATCCAAGCCTTGGTACAAGCTTAGAAATCGGGAGCAAAACAATTGCTGCCCGTGTCGGCTCAACATTTGCCTTCAGCGACGAGGCACCATCTCAATCATGGAGTCTCGGATTTTCACTTAACCAATTGGGAAAGCAGCTCCATTACACCTACCTCAACCAAGAAAACCTCAACCACAGACATCTTGTTTCAATAGGCATGTCTTTTGGTGGAACACAACCTACCTCACAGAAGCCAGGCCCGATTGCTTTAAGTGCATCACAGAAGCCAGGCCCGATCGCTTTAAGTGCACCGCAAGTACCAGTATCTGAATCAGCAACTGAAAGAGAAAAAATACAACAACCAAAGTCCGCGGACAAGGCGGTCCAAATAGCGAAGCAATACGATATTGATGTAGAACTTATGCTTGCCATTATTCACGCCGAATCCAACTTTAATCCGATTGCTGTGTCTAAGAACGGCGCAGGCGGATTGATGCAGATGATGCCTGAAACTGCCCGTGAACTTGGACTTACAGTACCGAAGTATCAGGATAAAAGGAAACCAAAACTTGATTCACACATAGATGAACGATTTGATCCACATAAAAATTTGCACGCCGGTTTAACTTATTTTAAGATGCTTTTGGAAAAGTATAGAGGGGATATGACTTTAGCACTCGGTGCTTATAACGTCGGCCCCGGTAAGGTGAAAGTCGCTGGTCCCCTTATCAACAGCGGTAAAAGATATGCTAACAAGGTGCTTAGCCGTTCCCAACACTACCGTGACAACTCAGCGCAAATGGAAACTGATCTCAAGCGGTTAGACGCACTCCTGAAGTAA
- a CDS encoding Gfo/Idh/MocA family oxidoreductase, translating to MDKIRLAIVGCGGMGHRHMYGLAELHRAGWTRFNLVGACDPVLANAESLAAQAEERFGEKPAVVGSLEELAEVGVDAVDVTTTPPYHHTVAIETLERGWHTMVEKPMGLTVRACNLIRRAADASEAILSVAENYRRDPINRLAKALLEAEVIGTPRLLIHHAIGGNNRMLISVWRHQKDQSGVLLDVGVHYADMMEYLLGEIDTVYAQTRLHEPIRHNSAAVTGESGSNPAGVYTKWQREMPAEFEATAEDAAYATLTFKNGAVGQYIEDHAAWGQGSWLRKIHGSQGSMTLPGDRGGGTITLNIDGQETINDQRILDLVPDFRLDAVTADLFGGDRLWNYSFKEGDAKNIAMEYGEFAEVIAGKREVEVNAYQGTRSVAVSYAILESGATGQIVQMDQMLDESINTYQREIDEGLGL from the coding sequence ATGGATAAAATTAGATTGGCAATCGTTGGATGTGGCGGGATGGGACACCGGCACATGTATGGGTTAGCAGAACTCCATCGGGCAGGTTGGACACGGTTTAACCTTGTCGGTGCATGTGACCCAGTCCTTGCCAATGCCGAGTCACTCGCTGCGCAAGCAGAAGAACGTTTTGGTGAAAAACCTGCTGTCGTTGGAAGTCTCGAAGAACTCGCTGAAGTCGGTGTTGATGCCGTGGATGTAACAACTACACCCCCATATCACCACACCGTCGCCATCGAAACCCTCGAACGCGGCTGGCACACAATGGTCGAAAAACCGATGGGGTTAACTGTCCGGGCGTGTAATCTCATTCGGCGTGCCGCTGATGCATCTGAGGCAATCCTCAGCGTCGCAGAGAACTATCGGCGGGATCCGATCAACCGACTTGCCAAAGCACTGCTTGAGGCAGAAGTTATCGGGACACCTCGCCTCCTTATCCATCATGCCATCGGGGGCAACAACCGCATGCTTATCTCCGTCTGGCGACATCAGAAAGATCAGAGCGGTGTACTGCTGGATGTCGGTGTCCACTATGCTGACATGATGGAGTATCTCCTCGGTGAAATTGACACCGTCTATGCGCAAACCCGTCTTCATGAACCTATCCGACATAATTCTGCCGCAGTGACCGGTGAATCTGGCTCTAATCCTGCTGGTGTCTATACGAAATGGCAGCGCGAAATGCCCGCTGAATTTGAGGCAACTGCTGAGGATGCCGCTTATGCAACCCTGACTTTCAAAAACGGTGCCGTCGGACAATATATTGAGGATCACGCGGCGTGGGGACAAGGCAGCTGGCTCCGCAAAATTCACGGTTCTCAAGGTTCTATGACGCTCCCCGGTGACCGAGGCGGTGGAACTATTACCCTGAATATTGACGGCCAGGAAACGATTAACGACCAACGGATCTTGGACCTCGTTCCAGACTTCCGCTTAGACGCTGTCACAGCAGATCTGTTCGGCGGCGACCGATTGTGGAACTACTCGTTTAAGGAAGGGGACGCGAAAAATATCGCCATGGAATATGGTGAATTTGCTGAAGTTATTGCCGGAAAGCGCGAAGTTGAAGTCAACGCCTATCAAGGCACACGTTCCGTCGCTGTCTCCTACGCAATCCTCGAGTCCGGTGCAACAGGACAAATCGTTCAGATGGATCAGATGCTTGATGAATCCATTAATACCTATCAACGCGAGATTGACGAAGGATTGGGCCTCTGA